TTAAATCTTTGGTTCTTGCACTAATATGTATCTTATTTTCAGATATTCCAAATACATAAGTTGTAGTTATGCCTTCCATTTTAAGCAAAAAATCCGCAGCTTTTGGTAAAGCATCACGGTTTTTAATATGTCCCACATAAGACAAAGCTATATTATTTTTAATTATATTCCTATTAGTTATTGCTCTTGCAAGAGCCTCCATACTTTCTGTATCCATGTCGGGGTTCTCAATTAAGTCTAGCGTTTTCGGGTCCATCAAATCTTGTAAATATCCCGCAGCATCAAAATCTTTTTTAGATGTTTTTCTTTTAAAATAGTTAGTATCTGTACATATTGCATAATATAATGCAGTTGCCAATTTCTGTTTTGGCACTATGTTCAAATGACTTAAATATTCTGTTAAAATAGTAGCAGTTGCGCCAATATCTGGCCTTATGTCCATATAATTTGCAGTTAAATCTCCATTATTGTGGTGGTCCAATAAAATATCAATTTTATAAGTTGTATCAATAGGTATTATTTTCGAAGAAGATGTATCTACAACGGCAACACCTTCGTAATTACTTATATCAATATTGTCAATAGGCGTTAATTTTACACCCAACAAATTAACCATTGCCTTATTTTCATCAAAACCTATTTTTCCACCATAGGCTATATCTGAACTCACACCCCATTTCATCATTATTGTTTTTAAAGCCATTGCACTAGCTATTGAATCTGGGTCTGGGTTGTTGTGCATAATTATTAAACAGGGGGCTAACTTATTATCATCGGATTTACTGGCATCAATTCCATTGATGACATTATTATCCTTAGAACCAGTACTGTACTTTTCCCCCTTACTTTTGGAGGGGACGATATTGGAAGTTTTAGAATTATATCTCTTTTTAATGTCTTTAACAATTTCTTCTAAATCTATTAATTTTCTTCTTAATTTTGATTTTTCAATTTCCAATAATATCTCATGAGCCGCACAATCCACAGGGTAAATTATTTTATGGACTTCAATACCACTGTATAAATCAGGATATTGCACAATATTTCTGACTATCAAATATGCCTTTGGATTTAGCTTAGAAACTAATTTCGCGATTTTTTTATTTGTTTCTCTTTCATTTGTTAATACTATAACAGTGTCGGCATCTTTAATACCTGCCTTATTTAATATGGTTTCGTCGGTAGCATCGCCCACAATAAAATTAAATTCAGCCTCTTCAACAGATTCAAATACAACTGCATTACTGTCAATTACTGAAATTTTATCTATGGCTTTAGTATTATTCACTACTTTACGACCAAATGTCCCATATCCTATAACAATTATCATAAGTTCCCTCATAGGAATTATTAATATTTATAAATAATTAAGGTATATAGTATGTTCAGAAAGTTTGTTATCTATTAGTTAAAAAGATTAAGATGCATTACAGTATATTCGGAAAGAAGGTTATTTAACTGTCCCAGCATATATAAAATATGTCTGTATTATGGTAAAATATAGTTAATCTTCAATGGCCGTCCTTATCTGTCCCAAACTATTTATTAATCTAATTCAATAACCTAATAATTTGAGTTTATTGTATATCGCCTGAAAAAGACCGAAGATTTACTATAATAATATTTAAATTTATTATATAAACCAGTTATACAAAAAGTTCCCGAACGAACCATATATAATATCAACTTAATATCCATACACAGTAGGATTTGTTAATATAATAAGTTCTTGAACATATATATTATTAACATATATGTATATTATTAATATTGACATCATATTTGAAATATAAATATAAGGAAATTGAATTAAAAATTAATTAAATTCCCCAGAATGGATTGTTCTCTAACTTTCTTTTTAATTCCACATATCTTTCAAATGCCTCTCTTTCGTCCCCCCTTAACTCGCCCATATAATTATGAGATAATATTCTTACCTCTGGTTCAGGGAGCTCCACATACATAATATCATCTTCCCCGATATGTCTCCCAAGAATTACAGTTCCATCAATAGAAATTGGAACCTCCATTCCAACTTTTGCCTCTTTTATATTTTCCTGTTTTTTATCTTTAATTTCTTTAACAGTCCCTAATCTTTTACCCTGTTCATCTACAACAGAACAGCCAACTCTCAGCGTTCCATATACTACCTCCACGCCACAAATGGCGGGTTTTGTTTTATTAAAAATACATCCGGGAATTATTCTCAATATGGCGGGTTTTGTTAATCTATTAAACTCATCTGATTTTAATAATTCTTTCATTTCTTTTGTCCATTCTTCATAATCTTCAACAAGTTTATAAATAATGTCTCCTTCGAATGTTTTTATCTCATATTTTTCTACTTCACTTTTTGCATCTGCCAATAGTTTTGAGTTAAATAATATAATTGCCCCATTTAATGGATTAGTTTGAGCATAAGATGAAGCTTCGATTACATCTTTTTTTGAAACATCTCCAACTTCTGCCTTTTTGATTTTTGCACCTACCTTTCTTAATTCTGTTGCAAGTGCCTCCAATGAACCAAGAGTATCTGCCTTTATAATTATACCTTCTTCGTCTAGTTGTATGGCTGTTTCCTCTATCTCTTCCACAATTTCGGCTTTTGCCTGTTCCACCATATTTTTTGGCACAATTCTTAAAGGGCTACCTGCTATAATATTGTCTAAATCAGGGGCAGATATTTTAAGACCAGTTGCAGCACTAATTTCATTCATTGTTTTAAATTTATCCCTCGGGTCCCTCATTTCATCTAGTGCCTTTGGCTTTAAAAGAGCCTTTATTCTAGAAACCACAATTCCGTCGGGATTTCCTATTACAATGTAGTCCCCCCTTTTTGCCACGCCATCATAAATTATGGCATCCATGGTTTTTCCAAGCCCTCTTTCTTCTTTAACTTCAAGAACTGTTCCTTTGGCATATCCTTCTACATTTAATTTTAAATTTTGTTCCATAAATCTTTGAGCAAGACCGGAAATCATAACAAGTAAATCAGGGATTCCCTCCCCCGTCATTGCAGATATTGGCACAATATTTATGGTTTTTGAAACATCTTTTACTCTGGAAAAAAGGTCGGCTTCAAATCCCCTTTCTGCCAGAGGTGCTATCACATTTTCATACAACTTAATTTCAAATTCTGTTAAAGCATTTGGGTGCTGTTTCTGTTCGTTAAAGTTTGTAATGAATGCCCCATCTACGGAGCTCCACCCCGGCAACCTATCAATTTTATTTGCTGCAACTACAAATGGAGTTTTATTTTGTTTTAATATATTTAGTGCCTCTATTGTTTGGGGCATGAATCCTTCATTTATATCTACAATCAATACTGCAATATCTGCCAGAGCTCCCCCTCTTTTTCTGAGTGAAGTAAATGCTGCATGCCCCGGTGTATCTATAACTAATATTCCGGGAATGGTTAAATTTGCACCCAACATTTTAATTAAATCCTTTGATATTTTCTTTATAATATCTATTGGAATTTCACTTGCCCCGATGTGTTGAGTAATTCCCCCTGCCTCTCTCTGTGTAACCCTCGTTTTTCTAATTTTATCGAGCAAACTTGTTTTTCCATGATCTACATGACCAAGAACACTAACTATTGGACATCTTAATGCCATATCTATCACCGTTTAAAAATAAAAATAAAATAATATCACTATAATCACATAATAACCGTTAAAAATAAAAATAAAATAATATGTTGTTATCTAATAATATATCTAAAATAATATGAGATTTATATTATATATATTTATTTATATCACATTAGAAACTCATTAAAAATATAGGAATTGCTGAAAAAACCATCGCCAATGCAACAATTATCGCAAAAAACTTTTTTTTATCCATTGTTATCCCTCAATCCTAAATAAGATGTTTTGACTAGTTTGTCTTTACTAATATTTAAACTTTTCAGTATCTCAAATAATTCATTAATGGCCTGTTCTTTTTCAGATAAATCATTGACAACCTTTTCAAATTCAACATAGGTTCCAACATTTTCAACTTCGTCGATGGTTATTATTATATCCTGTTCTTCTTTTTGATATATTTCTCTTATTTTAGTTATGGGCTTCACTGGTTTAAATCCAAGTCTTTCAAATATTTTTCGTGCTGTTTCCCCGTCATCTATTTTTATCTCTAATTCTTCCCTTGTTTTTGATATACTATCTATTTTAGCTCCCTTATAAGTAATATTATAATAAGTTTCTTGGCTGTCAAGATTTATTGACTGCCTAATTCTAACGGCTTCATCGGTTTCTTTAAAATCCCTATCTATTCCATTAAAATATGTATCAATTTCTTTCTTTTTTGCGATTTTTTTAAATCCCATTTCAATTATATTATTTATAAAATTTGGAATTTCCATTTTTTCCATTTTTGCCTTTAACTCTACCTCTATCATACTACCACCAATTTTTTAATATCTTCCTTTAAAATATTTTTTAATTCTATTATTTCATTAATTGCAATATTTTCAACTGTAAGCCATATTATTACAATATTATCCCCTTCTTTTTCAAGTGTGGTGGATAATATATTGCCACCCAGATTTGAGATATTTAAAGATATATCTGCCAAAAGCCCAATTCTATCTTTTGCTATTATTTGAACTTTTGTAGTAATTAAACTTATTTTATTTTTTTCAACCAAATATATTCCTTCTTTTGTTAAATATGCTCCGCCAGACCTGCCTTTTTTCGTAGTTAATAACCCCAAATCCCTTAAAACTCGAATATATCTATCTACATTTTTTGGGTGAAGGTTTAATTGTTGAGCTATATCTTTTGTAGTATTGTATTTTAATAATTGTTCCATTATATTTTTAGTAGTTCCTTGGAGCTCCATGTTATCACATATATAATAATATTATAATATATATAATATTATTATCTATTATTTATTATTGAGTATTATTATATTATTTCGTGGTGATAAATTGCTAACTCATGTAGATGAAAACGGCGTAAAAATGGTAGATGTATCCAATAAAAAAGATGTTGGAAGAATATGCACTGCAAAAGGATATATAAAATTAAAACCTTCTACAATAGAAAAAATAAAAGAAAAAGAAGTAATAAAAGGAGATGTATTGACAACGGCACAGGTTGCGGGAGTAATGGCAGTAAAAAATACATCAAATACCATTCCAATGTGCCACCCCTTACCAATTACTTCAATAAAAGTTAATTTTGAATTATATGATGACAAAATTGAGGCAATTGTAACGGTAAAAACAACATATAAAACAGGCATAGAAATGGAAGCTTTATGTGGTGTTAGCACAGCACTATTGACCATCTGGGACATGGTAAAGGCCATAGAAAAAGATGAAGCCGGGCAATATCCTGAAACTGAAATATATGGAATAAAAGTAGTTGAAAAAATTAAAAATGAATAATTATAGTAAGTTCAAGAACTGTCCCTTGTTTGTCCAAATTATTATGAATGGGTATTTTAGTAATAATAATGAGTTAGCTTTATTAATATACCCAACTGAAAAAGACCGAAGATTGACTATACTCCATTATTAAAATACAGATCGAGTAGGATATTTATGTGGAATTTAGAAACCGACAGAGTAATAAAAGAAATAGAAAAATCAAATGGGAAAAATATAGTATTTCATGCACCAGAAGGTTTAAAATTAGCCGTTGAAAAAGAAATAGAAAAAATAAATGATTATTTTAACAGCACTAAAAATTTAATAATGTGGGGAGCTCCATGCTATGGTGCATGTGATTTATGCGACCATGAATTAAAATATAATAATATTGATTTAATAATTCACTATGGGCATGAGGAGCTCCCATATGCAAAACCAGACATACCAACAATTTTCATACATTGCTACTATATTTATGATGAAATTGAACAAAACAATATATTAAATAAAATAGATGAATATTTACAAAATAATCCAAACACCATAATTACAACCACAATACAATTTAAAGAATTGTTAAAAAAATATAATCCAAATATAATTCTTGGTTGTAGGGCAAATATATCCAATAAACCAAAATCAGAATTAGAACAGGGAACAGAGAAAGAAACAGAAAACAGCAAAATATTATATATTGGAACGGGGCGATTTCACCCATTAATGTTATGTTATAAATTTAAAAAATCTGTGAATTTATTTAATCCGACATCCAAAGAGTTTTCTGCCATATCAGAAGAGGAAGTAAATAAATTTATTAAAAAAAGAATTGGGGCCATTTCAAAATTATTAATAAATCCACCTAAAAAAATTGGAGTTGTTTTATCCACTAAAAAAGGGCAAAATAGAATAAATGTATACAATAAAATAATAAATTTATTAAAAGACAATAATATTGAATATATGCCGATTATATTAAATAATGCCTCACCAGATAATTTATTTTATGATGTGTCTGCATATATTATATGTGCCTGTCCTAGAATTGTGTTAGATGATTATTTAAATTACAATAAAACATTATTAACCCCTAAAGAGTTTGAAATGTATATTAAAAAAGATTTTGAATATGTTTTTGACGAAATATTATTTGATGATTTCGAACCCTAGGTTCAATTAACAAAATTATAAAATAATTTTGTCCAATTATAGTCAATCTTCAAAAACTGTCCTATGATAGTCCAAAATAATTAAATAATTATAGGTTTAATATTGTATGTATTATGCATAATACAGTCTTATCTGCGTATCCCCTGTATGAAAAAGTTCGAAGATTGGCTATATATAATAATGATAAAAATAGCAAATTGTAATAAAAATATAAAATCAAAAAATAGTAAAATTAATTTAATTAGTTATTTCTTTTATCTCTTTTCATTCTTCTAATTCTCTTTTTATAGTGGCTCCATCTCATTTGACCTTTCTTTTTCCATCTTCTTGAACTTCTTTTTATAGTATCACACTCGATTAATTTTATCAAATTTATAATATTTTATCATATAATCAATATTAATTATAATCATATAAATTAATTGCTCCATTTACTTTTTTCCACGACAATATAGTCGTCTTTAGTTTTGGGGGCAATTTTTAAGGCATCGTGTTTAAATGAAGTATCCAACTTAGAAATATCATCTTCCCTTAAAACATTTTTAGTGTCAAGAATATAATATTCTTCCTCACTATCAATTTCAAAGCTTTCAAGAACTGTTGAAAACTGTTCAACAATTTCTTCTGCCTGTTTTTGTATTTTTTCAATATCTATCATAAAAACCACATAAATAAATTATAATATACCATAATATATTTATAACTATTTATAATTTTTGTATGGCCGTATTATTTATAACAACCCATACTCTTTTAGTGCTGTTTCTAATTTAAATTTATTTTCTTCTTCCATTTTACATAATGGAAGTCGTAAATCACCAGCAGGCATATTTAATAAATTCATTGCGGTTTTTATTGGCACAGGATTAGTTTCAATAAATAAGGACTTCATAAGATTAAATAATTTATAATGTATTTCACGAGCCTCTTTAAATTTGCCTTCATTAGCATAATTTACCATTTGGACAAATTCATTTGGAACTATGTTGGCAACAACACTAATAACCCCATTACCTCCGAGAGATATTACGGGCAAGGTTAATTCATCATTTCCAGAAAGCACAGATATATCACATGAATTTATAACATCCGATATATGGGATAAATCTGGATTTGCTTCTTTAACAGTTGTAATGTTGCTGTATTCCTCATATAGATATTTTATAGTTTCAGGTTGGAGATTTACAGCTGTTCTAGAAGGAACATTATATAATACTATCGGAATATTTATTGATTCCGCTATTTTAGAGAAATGCTGTTTTAATCCTTCCTGGGTGGGTTTATTATAGTAAGGAGTTATTAATAGCACAGAATCAGCACCAACATCTTCCGCAAATTGAGAAAGTGCAATCGCCTCTTCTGTTGAGTTTGAACCAGCACCAGCTATAACATCCACCTTTCCATCACATACACTAACGGATTTTTCAATAATCTTTTTGTGTTCATCATGGGATAAAGTAGGAGATTCGCCAGTTGTTCCAACTGATACTATGCCATTAACTCCATTATCGATTAAAAAGTTTATGTTTTGTTCTAAACCTTCGTAATCTACTCCCCCATTTTTAAATGGAGTAATAATTGCAGGAAACACTCCTTGCATAAAATCACCAATTAAGACATATACCTACCATACTGATTATGCATCGACTTTTTTCATTTTTTTAGTTACATATCCTGCAACCCTATTTCTAAGTCTTTTGGTAGCTATCTCTGCAACCTCATCTATAACTTTTTTGTTTGTTTCAAAATCTGTGGTTAATCTGTCTTCATATTTTTCTACAAGGTCTTCCCCTGCTCTTTTAATAAATGTTTGTCTAATTCTTCCCAAGTTATCACCTGTATAGGAGCTCCTATTTATTTATTATATAATATATTTACATATTTGTGTTTTATTCAATTTACCGAAAATATATTAACCAACCATATATTGCAATCATTATTTAAATATTTTTCTTTTCACATGCCTTTTTTTGAAGTTCTTTGCTATGCTCCATCAATAAAGTCAATATTTCCAAAGACAAATTTGAGTCAAAATCATATTTATTGCATAATGATTTTATAGTCTCTTTAATATGGTGTTCCCTTTCTTCATCATTTATGGGCATGTTTAATTCGGATTTTAAATTTGCTATTTCTCCCGCAAACTGGGTTCTTTCAGCCATTAATTTAATTAATTGCTCATCTATTTCATTTATTCTATTTCTAATAATATTAAGTCTATCTTTTGGATTTGTCATTATTATCTCCAAAATATTTGTAATCAATAAATATAATAAATAAATGATAAAATATTATTCTATAAAAGATATATATTATAATATATTATTTAAGTATAACTAATAAAAGTATTCTATTATTGTGGATAACTATATAACCTATGAATAATATGTAAAATAAATATATAATATTTTAATATTTCAGGGAGCTCCATATTAATAATATATATGGACATGCGAACACATGCTTAAAGTAGATAATGATGAAAAGAGGGTTGTCTGATTTTATGATGAAACTTACCCGACCTGAATCTACCTTTTTTAAGTTTTTACTATTTTATTTTTTCTAAAACTTTACAACTTAACCAATTTTCATTGATATATTTTTCATAAACTGGCAATCTTTCTTTTAACGAATATCCAAATTCTTCGGTATATTTTTTTAATTCCTCTATTTTTGGCCATGGTGCCTCTGGATTTACAAAATCTTTTGTAATGGGCGACACCCCTCCCCAATCATCAACACCAGCAAATAAAAACAGCTGACCTGTTTCAGAATTTAAATTAGGAGGAACTTGAATAGATATATCTTTTAATATTAATTTTGCCACAATTAGCACTTTTAACATTTTTAAAGGAGTTGGTTCTTCATAATTACTCATAGGAATGCTTTCCTTTGCCCTAAAATTTTGAATAATTACTTCTTGAATATGACCGTATTTTTTATGAATATTGTTAATATCAACTAATGATTGAACAATTTCTTCATTGGTTTCCCCAATACCAACCAATATTCCAGTTGTAAAAGGTATTTTGAGTTTTCCTGCATCTTCAATCATTTTTAATCGTTTCTTTGGTTCTTTTCCGGGGCTATCTTTGTGGGCTATCGTATTATACAGCCTATCGCTAGAATTTTCAAGCATGAGCCCCATGGAAGCATTTACTTCTTTTAATGTTTTTAATTCCTCATAGGATAATATCCCGCAATTTGTATGTGGCAATAGGTCCGTATTAGTTAAACACCAGTCGGAAATATCATATAAATATTCTAAAATATTGTTGTATCCCATTTTCTTTAAATCTTCTTTTATTTTTGGATTTTCGTCTACGGTTTCACCAAAGGTAAATAATGCCTCCCTACAACCATGTTTATTTCCAGTTAATAATATTTCTTTTATTTCCTGTTTATTCATCAGTTTGTAGTTTTCTCTCCTAAATGTGCAATATCCGCAAATGTTTTTGCACCAATTACATATTGGAATAAATACATTTTTTGAGTAAGTGATATATTTTTTGTTATTGGTTTTATTGCCATTACCGATATTTTTATTTCCATTATTATTTATCAGACTTAATTTATCAATTATATCTTGTGGATTTTTTGAATTTAGAAATTCCACCATTTCCGATAGGAAATCCTCAAATCTTTGATTTGGGTATAGAAGCTTCGCTTCTATTTCATTAATATTATTCATGAGCTCCCCCAACAATATCTTTTAATTTAATATTTTTTTCAATTAAAAATTGTTCCATTTCCTCACATATTTTATCAAATATATCGTATCCCCTATAATATACACCAGTTCCAACCTGAACAGCAGAGGCACCAGCCAACATAAACTCTATTGCATCTAATCCCATGGTAATTCCGCCAACTCCAATTATTGGGAGCTCCACCGCAGAATAAATATCATAAACATTTTTTATGGCAATTGGTTTTATTGCCTTTCCAGACATTCCACCAAATTTGTTGCCCAATATTGGTTTTTTGGTTTCTATATCTATTACCATGCCCGGACCAAGTGTATTTATTGCCACAATACCATCGGCCCCAGCATCTTCAACGGATTTAGCTATTTCTTTTATATCCGCTACATTTGGAGTTAATTTAGCCATAACAGGTTGTTTATTTACACAGTCCTTTACAGCAGATACAACCGAATGAGATAAATCTGGATTTTGTCCAATTTGAGCCCCATAAAAACCTCCCGCATGTGGGCAAGATATATTTAATTCGATAACATCTACAAATGGACTTATTGTTTCTGCAACTTTTGAAAATTCATTACTGTCTTTTCCATATATGGAACCTATTATTTTTACGCCCATCTTTTTTAAATCGTCCCTTATTTCTTCAATTTCTCCAACATATTCATTTATTCCGGGATTTGGCAACCCCATGGCATTTAAAAATCCACCTTCTACTTCTACCATTGTAGGATTGTTATGCCCCATTTTCTTTTCTAACCCTATGGATTTCGTGCATACAGCACCAGCCCCATTTTTTCCCATTCTCTTTAAGGCACTTCCTGTCTCCCCCATAATTCCCGCGGCAAGGAATACGGGATTTTTAAAATCAATACCAAATAAATTTGTTTTTAACATTATATCACCATAATTTATTTTTATTATAATTATTTCCTTAATCTATTTTTATAACTATTTTCTTTTTTTCTTCTTTGAATCACTTTATAATATTTTTCATGAGGAACTTTTAAAAACTTTTCCCTTGATTTTTTAATTGTGCCCGATACCCCCAATATGATTATATTTATTGGATTCTTTTTGTATTCATTGATAGATATTAGTGCCGATTTTACAAAATCTACCTCTTCCCTCGTTATTCTCAATAGACCTTTTGGGTGGGTATAGTCAATTAACCAAGGATTACACTTGGAGCTCCCCCATACCCCATAATAATTTATCAAGGAGCTCCTTATTAAATTTACAACTTCGCCACCAGATAGCTCGTTATTGTATATAATTTTAAATGAAATATATCTCTTTTTTTCCCGTATCGTTGGAGGTAATGTTTTAAGCAATTATATCACCGATAAAAATAATAAATATACAAAATATACTTAAATATAACTTAAATATAATTTACATATAGCTATATACTTATACATATAATAATCATACCATCTATTTATAGTCAATCTTCGGACAATTTTCCGTAATGCAAGTGATTAAATAGTATAAAATCTCTCTTATTATGATACAAAACAGAGAAATACCTTTAATCGTTTAGGGCGGATAAGGGACAGTAATTGAACTTACTATATTGTTATTTTATTTTTTCTTATTCTATTTATTGTTATTAATACTATAAACGGTGATTTCGTGATAACAGATTATGCAAAAAAGATATTAAATGAAACCCTATCCTACGATGTCGGATTTGGAGATTTAACCACAGAATTAATTATTCCCGATAGCCACACTTCAAAAGGAATTATAAAAGTTAAAGAAAATGGTGTTGTGGCATGTGGGCTAAATTTTGTAGTAGAATATATAAAAGAACATAATTTAAAGGTAAAAACATTTGTAAATGATGGAGATGTTGTATCAGAAAATACAAATATTTTGGAAATAGAAGGAAATACCAAAAAAATATTGACAATTGAAAGAACAATTTTAAATTTTTTGATGCATTTATCAGGCATAGCCACAAAAACCCATAATGTTGTGGAAATGGTGAAAAAAGTAAATAACAATGTAAAAATTGCCTGCACACGAAAAACTCTTCCGATGTTGTCTCCTTTGGAAAAATATGCCGTATTTGTAGGAGGCGGGGATACTCACAGATTTAGATTAGATGATATGATAATGATAAAAGACAACCACATAGAGGCTGTTGGTATTGAAAATTGTTTTAAAATAGTAAAAAAATTAAGTTTTTCCAAAAAAATAGAAATAGAAGTAGATAATATTGAGCAATTAAAAGAAGTGTTACAATATAAGCCTGATATTGTGCTTTTAGATAATTTTAAACCCGAGGATATTGGCGGAGCTCTTGAAATTATTGAGGAAAATTATAATAAAAATAAATACACCTATAAGCCATTAATCGAAGTTAGTGGAGGAATTAACGATAAAACAGTATTAAATTATGCAAAATATCCTATTGATATAATTTCTATGGGCTGTTTAATTCATTCAGCAATTGCTGTTGATATGGGGCTTGATTTAAATAAAACTAATGATTAAAAATATAATATGGTGTGCTCGGAGCTCCAAACAATACAAAAAATATTAAAAAAATAGAAATATTAAAAATAAATTATTATTTAATTATTTACTTATTACTCTTGTTATTTTATATCTTCCAACAGCTTCGAAGTATTCTACTTCCATACCGCTGTCTATTTCCTCAACATCCTCAGGCATTGGGATTTCTAATGTATCAAATGTTTCTAAATCCATTATTTGAACTAAATCTCCCATAATTGATAAAACTTGTCCTTTTCTTTTGTCAATTAATGGAACATCTGCTCTTGATGAGGTTGGTCCAACATGCTCTTTTTTAACATTTTCGAATAGTCCCATTGCTGTTAATCTTATTTTAGCTCCTCCGTGTTTTCCCGGTTTTGACTTTGTCATATCTACAATTCTACATGGCACTTCATCAATTACGATGTATTGTCCTACTTTTAATGAACCCAATTCTACTGGTTTTGTTCCTGGCATTTAATCACCTAATATATGTTTCGTTTTTTATTGTTTATTGAATTGTTTTATTATTGATTGTCATATATAGTATATAAATATTTACATGAAAAAACTATATCTTTAATATTTTTATTAATATTTATAACTAATTATAAATATTTTGCAATTTCTTTTGCCCAATAATTTATAATAAAACTTGCCCCTGCTCTTTTTA
The window above is part of the Methanococcus aeolicus Nankai-3 genome. Proteins encoded here:
- a CDS encoding DHH family phosphoesterase, with product MIIVIGYGTFGRKVVNNTKAIDKISVIDSNAVVFESVEEAEFNFIVGDATDETILNKAGIKDADTVIVLTNERETNKKIAKLVSKLNPKAYLIVRNIVQYPDLYSGIEVHKIIYPVDCAAHEILLEIEKSKLRRKLIDLEEIVKDIKKRYNSKTSNIVPSKSKGEKYSTGSKDNNVINGIDASKSDDNKLAPCLIIMHNNPDPDSIASAMALKTIMMKWGVSSDIAYGGKIGFDENKAMVNLLGVKLTPIDNIDISNYEGVAVVDTSSSKIIPIDTTYKIDILLDHHNNGDLTANYMDIRPDIGATATILTEYLSHLNIVPKQKLATALYYAICTDTNYFKRKTSKKDFDAAGYLQDLMDPKTLDLIENPDMDTESMEALARAITNRNIIKNNIALSYVGHIKNRDALPKAADFLLKMEGITTTYVFGISENKIHISARTKDLRIDIGEIMRTAFGGGGHQSSAATSIDLGIFESVSDKKSLKNLVEEAIKTRILEAMGIDETDSTKKYEE
- the infB gene encoding translation initiation factor IF-2, encoding MALRCPIVSVLGHVDHGKTSLLDKIRKTRVTQREAGGITQHIGASEIPIDIIKKISKDLIKMLGANLTIPGILVIDTPGHAAFTSLRKRGGALADIAVLIVDINEGFMPQTIEALNILKQNKTPFVVAANKIDRLPGWSSVDGAFITNFNEQKQHPNALTEFEIKLYENVIAPLAERGFEADLFSRVKDVSKTINIVPISAMTGEGIPDLLVMISGLAQRFMEQNLKLNVEGYAKGTVLEVKEERGLGKTMDAIIYDGVAKRGDYIVIGNPDGIVVSRIKALLKPKALDEMRDPRDKFKTMNEISAATGLKISAPDLDNIIAGSPLRIVPKNMVEQAKAEIVEEIEETAIQLDEEGIIIKADTLGSLEALATELRKVGAKIKKAEVGDVSKKDVIEASSYAQTNPLNGAIILFNSKLLADAKSEVEKYEIKTFEGDIIYKLVEDYEEWTKEMKELLKSDEFNRLTKPAILRIIPGCIFNKTKPAICGVEVVYGTLRVGCSVVDEQGKRLGTVKEIKDKKQENIKEAKVGMEVPISIDGTVILGRHIGEDDIMYVELPEPEVRILSHNYMGELRGDEREAFERYVELKRKLENNPFWGI
- the cyaB gene encoding class IV adenylate cyclase, whose translation is MIEVELKAKMEKMEIPNFINNIIEMGFKKIAKKKEIDTYFNGIDRDFKETDEAVRIRQSINLDSQETYYNITYKGAKIDSISKTREELEIKIDDGETARKIFERLGFKPVKPITKIREIYQKEEQDIIITIDEVENVGTYVEFEKVVNDLSEKEQAINELFEILKSLNISKDKLVKTSYLGLRDNNG
- a CDS encoding ACT domain-containing protein, which translates into the protein MELQGTTKNIMEQLLKYNTTKDIAQQLNLHPKNVDRYIRVLRDLGLLTTKKGRSGGAYLTKEGIYLVEKNKISLITTKVQIIAKDRIGLLADISLNISNLGGNILSTTLEKEGDNIVIIWLTVENIAINEIIELKNILKEDIKKLVVV
- the moaC gene encoding cyclic pyranopterin monophosphate synthase MoaC — encoded protein: MLTHVDENGVKMVDVSNKKDVGRICTAKGYIKLKPSTIEKIKEKEVIKGDVLTTAQVAGVMAVKNTSNTIPMCHPLPITSIKVNFELYDDKIEAIVTVKTTYKTGIEMEALCGVSTALLTIWDMVKAIEKDEAGQYPETEIYGIKVVEKIKNE
- the dph2 gene encoding diphthamide biosynthesis enzyme Dph2; translated protein: MWNLETDRVIKEIEKSNGKNIVFHAPEGLKLAVEKEIEKINDYFNSTKNLIMWGAPCYGACDLCDHELKYNNIDLIIHYGHEELPYAKPDIPTIFIHCYYIYDEIEQNNILNKIDEYLQNNPNTIITTTIQFKELLKKYNPNIILGCRANISNKPKSELEQGTEKETENSKILYIGTGRFHPLMLCYKFKKSVNLFNPTSKEFSAISEEEVNKFIKKRIGAISKLLINPPKKIGVVLSTKKGQNRINVYNKIINLLKDNNIEYMPIILNNASPDNLFYDVSAYIICACPRIVLDDYLNYNKTLLTPKEFEMYIKKDFEYVFDEILFDDFEP
- the gatC gene encoding Asp-tRNA(Asn) amidotransferase subunit GatC — translated: MIDIEKIQKQAEEIVEQFSTVLESFEIDSEEEYYILDTKNVLREDDISKLDTSFKHDALKIAPKTKDDYIVVEKSKWSN